In the genome of Pan troglodytes isolate AG18354 chromosome 15, NHGRI_mPanTro3-v2.0_pri, whole genome shotgun sequence, one region contains:
- the LOC743494 gene encoding T cell receptor alpha variable 9-2, translating into MNYSPGLVSVILLLLGRTRGDSVTQMEGPVTLSEEAFLTINCTYTATGYPSLFWYVQYPGEGLQLLLKATKADDKGSNKGFEATNRKETTSFHLEKDSVQASDSAVYFCALSDTVTGTAGGAEHKL; encoded by the exons ATGAACTATTCTCCAGGCTTAGTATCTGTGATACTCTTACTGCTTG gaagAACCCGTGGAGATTCAGTGACCCAGATGGAAGGGCCAGTGACTCTCTCAGAAGAGGCCTTCCTGACTATAAACTGCACGTACACAGCCACAGGATACCCTTCCCTTTTCTGGTATGTCCAATATCCTGGAGAAGGCCTACAGCTCCTCCTGAAAGCCACGAAGGCTGATGACAAGGGAAGCAACAAAGGTTTTGAAGCCACAAACCGTAAAGAAACCACTTCTTTCCACTTGGAGAAAGACTCAGTTCAAGCGTCAGACTCAGCGGTCTACTTCTGTGCTCTGAGTGACACAGTGACAGGGACTGCAGGGGGAGCTGAGCACAAACTCTGA